In one window of Epinephelus fuscoguttatus linkage group LG20, E.fuscoguttatus.final_Chr_v1 DNA:
- the mrm1 gene encoding rRNA methyltransferase 1, mitochondrial has product MWVLSVAHQHKLLLVGTRRLHKSALFLRVGCYHVSASVLHPQDSSINPVVRRRHSVINTSGVQHKPVVPDGRRDHKRSVQSKVRKNETPVLQKPSKRRGGDSRVSSELRRLSLEDFPEQKERMEGQRSTLDSKAESYEVLFGVAPCLLALSQGRRKAQRLFVKDGEASHRASVLQVCEEAHRQGVQVQRVSKRDLDKMSSGRVHQGVCLQASPLSYLTEDRDSAPSRGDAPLWLVLERIQDPMNLGAILRSAYFLGVDRVVSSLRHSCPLSPVVSKASSGVMEVLEVYGYEDLEDMLELKVAQGWQVVGTVGAEAQESQIPVTQCADFHMTKPTVLLMGGEGEGLSQQLLSLCQTLLTIPAGRELFPGIESLNVSVATGILLHSLLSSRSSTT; this is encoded by the coding sequence ATGTGGGTGTTGAGTGTTGCACATCAGCACAAGTTGCTCCTCGTTGGGACTAGAAGATTGCACAAGTCTGCATTATTTTTACGAGTGGGCTGTTATCATGTCTCAGCCTCTGTCCTGCACCCACAGGACAGCAGCATCAACCCTGTGGTGAGGAGACGACACAGTGTGATAAATACTTCCGGTGTCCAACACAAACCTGTTGTACCAGATGGAAGGCGGGATCATAAAAGGTCAGTTCAGAGTAAAGTGCGGAAGAATGAGACCCCAGTGCTGCAGAAACCAAGtaagaggagggggggggacAGCAGAGTGTCATCTGAACTCAGAAGACTGAGTCTGGAGGATTTCCCCGAGCAgaaggagaggatggagggtcagaggtcaacacTGGACTCCAAAGCTGAGAGCTATGAGGTGCTGTTTGGCGTCGCTCCCTGTCTCTTGGCTCTCTCTCAGGGCAGAAGGAAGGCCCAGAGGCTGTTTGTAAAAGATGGCGAGGCCTCTCACAGGGCGTCTGTGTTACAGGTGTGCGAGGAGGCTCATCGGCAAGGAGTACAAGTCCAGCGGGTCAGTAAGAGGGATCTGGACAAGATGTCTTCTGGGCGAGTGCATCAAGGAGTATGTCTGCAAGCAAGTCCTCTGAGCTACCTCACAGAGGACAGAGACTCTGCACCCAGCAGAGGAGACGCCCCTCTCTGGCTCGTCTTGGAGAGAATTCAGGACCCGATGAATCTTGGCGCCATCCTGCGCTCGGCTTACTTCCTCGGTGTGGACAGAGTTGTCAGCAGTCTTCGCCACAGCTGTCCGTTGTCTCCAGTGGTCAGCAAGGCCAGCTCAGGCGTCATGGAGGTGCTCGAGGTGTATGGGTATGAAGACCTTGAGGACATGCTGGAGTTGAAGGTGGCTCAGGGCTGGCAGGTGGTTGGCACGGTGGGAGCTGAAGCACAGGAGTCCCAGATTCCTGTCACCCAGTGTGCAGACTTTCACATGACTAAACCCACGGTGTTGCTGATGGGAGGTGAGGGGGAGGGACTGTCCCAGCAGCTGCTCTCTCTGTGCCAAACTCTCCTCACCATCCCAGCTGGCAGAGAGTTGTTCCCAGGTATAGAGTCTCTGAACGTCTCTGTAGCTACAGGCATTCTGCTGCACTCCCTGCTGTCGTCCAGGAGCTCCACCACATGA